The Kitasatospora paranensis genome has a window encoding:
- a CDS encoding FUSC family protein, whose translation MERPASAGAVDRALAHCAATVRYTCAQLLRVRRLGVEGGPYPGAAALLAATARTLREAGAGLRASGPVPVTGPIEAEIAAFDATRAAGPDGRTEPVGTAAARLGLGAVSLDAAEGSRFLVLAVRVSRRAPLPPDDTPADQRPGPFWYAHAPAAALWWRRFRANLTPRSVYFQNALRIAAALGAARLVAGALDLSHGFWVLLATLTLMRTSAVDTRMTLRPALTGTACGAAATAALLIVVGERPAFYAAALPPVMLIAFTVGPMLGLAWAQGTFTVVVALVFTQLAPVGWRLAEARLVNVATGAAIGILAGLCAWPRGGGQELRRRTAELLTDSALALRETVAVVTGTGPAHGALRRARLTTLLTEASYAQYRSERHDAAGEGPNWQAALLAGQHTVRGAEPLLARMPAGTAAIGPAAAASLVRDADRVAAAFDLRASALLARVPLDGHPDRSATGTAGTGAAGARAAVSEGTAAEGAGTTGPAEQRLAEARDSLLDEHTSAARMPADVASLHTVDVVVWLGGLLDDLARVTAPAPRTAEAGSG comes from the coding sequence ATGGAGCGGCCCGCCTCCGCCGGCGCCGTCGACCGCGCCCTCGCGCACTGCGCGGCCACCGTGCGCTACACCTGCGCGCAGCTCCTGAGGGTCCGCCGGCTCGGCGTGGAGGGCGGCCCGTACCCCGGCGCCGCGGCGCTGCTCGCCGCCACCGCCCGTACCCTCCGGGAGGCCGGGGCGGGCCTGCGCGCGTCCGGCCCCGTACCGGTCACCGGGCCGATCGAGGCGGAGATCGCCGCCTTCGATGCCACCCGCGCGGCCGGGCCCGACGGACGGACGGAACCGGTCGGCACCGCGGCCGCCCGGCTGGGGCTCGGCGCGGTGAGCCTGGACGCGGCCGAGGGCAGCCGTTTCCTCGTCCTGGCCGTCCGGGTCAGCCGGCGGGCACCGCTGCCGCCCGACGACACGCCGGCCGACCAGCGGCCCGGCCCGTTCTGGTACGCGCACGCGCCCGCCGCGGCGCTCTGGTGGCGCCGGTTCCGGGCCAACCTGACGCCCCGCTCGGTGTACTTCCAGAACGCGCTGCGGATCGCCGCCGCCCTCGGCGCCGCCCGGCTGGTGGCCGGCGCCCTGGACCTCTCGCACGGCTTCTGGGTCCTGCTCGCGACCCTGACCCTGATGCGCACCAGCGCCGTCGACACCCGGATGACGCTGCGCCCTGCGCTCACCGGCACCGCGTGCGGGGCGGCCGCGACCGCGGCGCTGCTCATCGTGGTCGGCGAACGGCCGGCCTTCTACGCGGCCGCGCTGCCGCCGGTCATGCTGATCGCCTTCACCGTGGGGCCGATGCTCGGGCTGGCCTGGGCCCAGGGCACCTTCACCGTGGTGGTCGCGCTGGTCTTCACCCAGCTGGCGCCGGTCGGATGGCGGCTCGCCGAGGCCCGGCTGGTCAACGTGGCGACCGGGGCCGCGATCGGCATCCTGGCGGGCCTGTGCGCGTGGCCCCGGGGCGGCGGCCAGGAACTGCGGCGGCGGACGGCGGAGCTGCTCACCGACAGTGCGCTGGCCCTGCGCGAGACCGTCGCGGTGGTGACCGGGACGGGCCCCGCCCACGGCGCCCTGCGGCGGGCCCGGCTGACCACGCTCCTCACCGAGGCCAGCTACGCCCAGTACCGCTCGGAGCGGCACGACGCGGCCGGGGAGGGGCCGAACTGGCAGGCCGCGCTGCTGGCCGGGCAGCACACGGTGCGCGGGGCCGAACCGCTGCTGGCCCGGATGCCCGCGGGGACGGCCGCCATCGGCCCGGCCGCGGCAGCCTCCCTCGTGCGGGACGCCGACCGGGTCGCCGCGGCGTTCGACCTCCGGGCCTCCGCCCTGCTGGCCCGCGTCCCCCTGGACGGGCACCCGGACCGGTCGGCCACCGGGACTGCGGGCACCGGCGCCGCGGGCGCCAGGGCTGCGGTCAGCGAGGGCACCGCCGCCGAGGGCGCGGGCACGACCGGGCCCGCCGAGCAGCGGCTCGCCGAGGCACGGGACTCCCTCCTGGACGAGCACACCAGCGCGGCCCGGATGCCCGCCGATGTCGCCTCGCTGCACACCGTCGACGTCGTCGTCTGGCTCGGTGGGCTCCTCGACGACCTGGCCCGGGTGACCGCACCGGCGCCGCGGACGGCCGAAGCCGGATCCGGCTGA
- a CDS encoding ABC transporter ATP-binding protein has product MNEPYAVEDAERGPTALEVQGLGKRYGQNWALKDCSFRLPAGRICALVGPNGAGKSTLMSLVTGMVAPTAGRAEVFGRPLDAPDTRARVGLVAQDKPLYAGFTVAETLRLGRELNGTWDGAKAEEVVAQGRIPLSARVGSLSGGQRTRVCLALALGRLPDLLVLDEPMSDLDPLARHQLTGMLMAEAAERGVTVLMSSHVVAELQDSCDYLVVLAGGGVKLAGDIDEVLDAHRLLVGAETAELPVEAEVVETRHSGRQVTALVRGNIPAPAAWQESRPTLEEVLLAHLRTPDAPTLITAEARPAGLGVAA; this is encoded by the coding sequence ATGAACGAGCCGTACGCCGTCGAGGACGCGGAGCGCGGTCCGACGGCACTGGAGGTCCAGGGGCTGGGCAAGCGGTACGGGCAGAACTGGGCCCTGAAGGACTGCTCCTTCCGGCTGCCCGCCGGCAGGATCTGTGCGCTGGTCGGGCCGAACGGCGCCGGCAAGAGCACCCTGATGTCCCTGGTGACCGGGATGGTCGCGCCCACAGCGGGCCGCGCGGAGGTCTTCGGCCGGCCGCTCGACGCCCCGGACACCCGGGCGCGCGTCGGCCTCGTCGCCCAGGACAAGCCGCTCTACGCCGGATTCACGGTGGCCGAGACGCTGCGACTCGGCCGCGAGCTGAACGGGACCTGGGACGGGGCCAAGGCGGAGGAAGTGGTGGCCCAGGGCCGCATCCCGCTCTCCGCCCGCGTCGGTTCGCTCTCCGGCGGCCAGCGCACCCGGGTCTGCCTCGCACTCGCCCTCGGACGACTCCCGGACCTGCTCGTCCTGGACGAGCCGATGTCCGACCTGGACCCGCTCGCCCGGCACCAGCTGACGGGCATGCTGATGGCGGAGGCCGCCGAACGCGGTGTCACCGTGCTGATGTCCTCCCACGTCGTGGCCGAACTGCAGGACTCCTGCGACTACCTGGTGGTGCTGGCCGGTGGCGGGGTGAAGCTGGCCGGCGACATCGACGAGGTGCTCGACGCGCACCGGCTGCTGGTCGGTGCCGAAACCGCCGAACTGCCCGTCGAGGCCGAGGTGGTGGAGACCCGCCACAGCGGCCGCCAGGTCACCGCGCTGGTCCGCGGGAACATCCCGGCCCCCGCCGCCTGGCAGGAGAGCCGCCCCACCCTGGAGGAAGTCCTGCTCGCCCATCTCCGCACCCCCGACGCACCCACCCTGATCACCGCCGAGGCCCGCCCGGCCGGTCTGGGGGTGGCCGCATGA
- the dacB gene encoding D-alanyl-D-alanine carboxypeptidase/D-alanyl-D-alanine endopeptidase, translating into MRPTIRGRLRACAAAGATLAAVAGSVVIGPTAVAHDDDLGPAIEAIMHKPGYEHAQWGVLEIDAASGKVIHSRNADQFFIPGSTTKLVTISSALHTLGPDHRFTTPVMATGTRRGSTLNGNLAMVAQGDLTMGGRTRPDGTVDYTDIDHTEASLPGASLTPENPLAGLNQIAAQVHDSGITRVNGNVIVDPRLFTPPALDPQPTPMIINDNLIDLLTTPTTAGQPARLTWRPQVAPYQVTSDVTTVAAGGPTNIQVSASPDGTRIALSGTIAADAQPLLRVSTIQDPNAFARTALIEALARAGVTVTADPTGPNPQDALPASYRGDPRVAAYVSPPYSQYAKLILKVSHNLGANLALCNMAVARGSGTCFDAFTIEHDFLADVAHVDPTQFQLADGRGGVASDRATPIGLDQILAYWLRTPTRTPSGCPCRSSGSTAATGSPAPPTARPRARSSPNPAPSWASTSSTSGSPSPPRWRPATC; encoded by the coding sequence ATGCGACCCACGATCCGCGGCCGGCTGCGGGCCTGCGCCGCCGCCGGCGCGACACTGGCGGCCGTGGCGGGTTCGGTCGTGATCGGCCCCACGGCGGTGGCGCACGACGACGACCTCGGGCCCGCCATCGAGGCGATCATGCACAAGCCCGGCTACGAGCACGCCCAGTGGGGCGTCCTGGAGATCGACGCCGCGAGCGGGAAGGTGATCCACTCCCGGAACGCGGACCAGTTCTTCATCCCCGGCTCGACCACCAAGCTGGTCACCATCTCGTCCGCCCTGCACACCCTGGGCCCGGACCACCGCTTCACCACCCCGGTGATGGCCACGGGGACCCGCCGCGGTTCGACCCTCAACGGCAACCTGGCCATGGTCGCCCAGGGCGATCTGACGATGGGCGGGCGCACCAGGCCGGACGGCACGGTGGACTACACGGACATCGACCACACCGAGGCCAGCCTGCCGGGCGCCAGCCTCACCCCCGAGAACCCGCTCGCCGGCCTGAACCAGATCGCCGCGCAGGTGCACGACTCGGGCATCACCCGGGTCAACGGCAACGTGATCGTCGATCCCCGGCTGTTCACGCCCCCGGCGCTGGACCCGCAGCCCACCCCCATGATCATCAATGACAACCTCATCGACCTGCTCACCACCCCGACCACGGCCGGGCAGCCCGCCCGGCTGACCTGGCGCCCGCAGGTCGCCCCGTACCAGGTCACCTCCGACGTCACGACGGTGGCGGCCGGCGGCCCGACGAACATCCAGGTCTCCGCCTCGCCGGACGGCACGAGGATCGCCCTGTCCGGCACGATCGCCGCCGACGCCCAGCCGCTGCTGCGGGTCTCCACCATCCAGGACCCCAACGCCTTCGCCCGCACGGCACTGATCGAGGCGCTCGCCCGCGCCGGTGTCACCGTCACGGCCGACCCGACCGGCCCCAACCCGCAGGACGCCCTCCCCGCCTCCTACCGCGGCGACCCGAGGGTGGCCGCCTACGTCTCCCCGCCGTACAGCCAGTACGCCAAGCTGATCCTGAAGGTCAGCCACAACCTCGGCGCCAATCTGGCGCTGTGCAACATGGCCGTCGCCCGGGGCAGCGGCACCTGCTTCGACGCCTTCACGATCGAGCACGACTTCCTCGCCGATGTCGCGCACGTCGACCCGACCCAGTTCCAGCTCGCCGACGGGCGCGGCGGAGTGGCGTCCGACCGGGCCACCCCGATCGGCCTCGACCAGATCCTCGCCTACTGGCTGCGCACCCCTACGCGGACGCCTTCCGGCTGTCCCTGCCGATCCTCGGGGTCGACGGCAGCAACGGGATCTCCTGCACCACCGACTGCCCGGCCAAGGGCAAGGTCTTCGCCAAACCCGGCACCGTCCTGGGCCTCGACGAGCTCAACCAGCGGATCGCCGTCGCCGCCCAGGTGGAGGCCGGCTACCTGCTGA
- a CDS encoding VOC family protein, giving the protein MGLRLVQVNVKARDDAALGRFWADALGWGMSSEGPGVSNVEPVGLIWPDPSTLWVDVVTVPDPETVKYRVRIELATTSEAHRAELVAHLRALGATPADPGRGDVPWTALADPEGNVFRVLEPREIHRDTGPIAAVVVDCADPRAMARFWGAAADWTVHEVSDDHARLRSAEGVGPYLEFLRTPEEETVWTRVHLDLLPDPGGDQGAEVARLQTLGATLVDIGQGDVRWKVLADPEGNEFCVLGSA; this is encoded by the coding sequence ATGGGACTGCGGCTTGTTCAGGTGAATGTCAAGGCTCGGGACGACGCGGCGCTCGGCCGGTTCTGGGCGGACGCGCTCGGGTGGGGCATGTCCAGTGAGGGCCCCGGCGTGAGCAACGTCGAACCCGTCGGCCTGATCTGGCCGGACCCGTCCACCCTCTGGGTCGATGTCGTCACCGTTCCCGACCCCGAAACGGTCAAGTACCGCGTGCGCATCGAGCTCGCCACCACCTCCGAGGCCCACCGGGCGGAGTTGGTCGCACACCTGAGGGCGCTCGGCGCGACTCCCGCCGATCCGGGCCGGGGCGACGTGCCGTGGACGGCCCTGGCCGATCCGGAGGGCAACGTGTTCCGCGTGCTGGAGCCCCGGGAGATCCACCGGGACACCGGCCCGATCGCCGCGGTGGTCGTGGACTGCGCGGACCCGCGGGCCATGGCCCGGTTCTGGGGCGCGGCGGCGGACTGGACGGTGCACGAGGTGAGCGACGACCACGCGCGGCTGCGCTCCGCCGAGGGCGTCGGGCCGTACCTCGAGTTCCTCCGCACGCCCGAGGAGGAGACCGTGTGGACCCGCGTCCATCTCGACCTGCTGCCGGACCCCGGGGGCGATCAGGGCGCGGAGGTGGCCCGGCTGCAGACCCTCGGCGCGACGCTCGTGGACATCGGCCAGGGCGACGTCCGGTGGAAGGTCCTCGCCGACCCGGAGGGCAACGAGTTCTGCGTCCTCGGGTCGGCCTGA
- a CDS encoding MarC family protein gives MDELAAITVFVTFFAVVGPPKILIAFAHLSRERTPAEMRRLTMVSSLAAASVGIVIAYAADFLTSFFHVSDQALFLAGGVIFFVYAVALVLGTHLGTGAVEEDEDSSMVSGLRELLLPYIVSPLAVTAELVESLDEDTWSWRTTVALMYVAVLVVDFVCILVLIPLLPRIHVTALEVLSRVLGLLLAAVGVEVFLHGLEALGVHLAPSGF, from the coding sequence ATGGACGAGCTCGCTGCGATCACCGTATTCGTGACCTTCTTCGCCGTGGTGGGGCCACCCAAGATCCTCATCGCGTTCGCCCATCTCAGCCGCGAGCGGACCCCGGCCGAGATGCGGCGGCTGACCATGGTGAGCTCGCTGGCCGCCGCTTCGGTCGGCATCGTGATCGCCTACGCCGCCGATTTCCTGACCTCCTTCTTCCACGTCTCGGACCAGGCGCTCTTCCTGGCCGGCGGGGTGATCTTCTTCGTCTACGCGGTGGCCCTCGTCCTCGGCACCCACCTCGGCACCGGCGCCGTGGAGGAGGACGAGGACTCCAGCATGGTCAGCGGCCTGCGCGAGCTGCTGCTGCCGTACATCGTCAGTCCGCTGGCGGTCACCGCCGAGCTGGTCGAGTCGCTGGACGAGGACACCTGGAGCTGGCGGACGACGGTCGCCCTGATGTACGTCGCCGTCCTGGTCGTCGACTTCGTCTGCATCCTGGTACTGATCCCGCTGCTCCCGCGGATCCATGTGACCGCCCTGGAGGTGCTCTCCCGGGTGCTCGGCCTGCTGCTGGCGGCGGTGGGTGTCGAGGTCTTCCTGCACGGTCTGGAGGCCCTCGGCGTCCATCTGGCGCCGAGCGGGTTCTGA
- a CDS encoding VanZ family protein, whose product MVFDTVAALPLSVLVVWALARRRQVAGAAAAWAWRRSAAEVGIVHGTVPWVWMIMLPGAGAGVAPRRVSLVPLRDLLAVLAGSPVTATVQIVGNLLVFAALGFCAPLRFAALGSVPRVLALAAGCSVLVETAQYVLWLDRVSSVDDVLLNTAGAGLAALASRRWWGAAADAPSDRSGPAPVPGG is encoded by the coding sequence GTGGTCTTCGACACGGTGGCCGCGCTGCCGCTGTCCGTGCTCGTGGTGTGGGCACTGGCACGCCGCCGGCAGGTCGCCGGGGCCGCGGCGGCGTGGGCGTGGCGCAGGTCGGCGGCCGAGGTCGGCATCGTCCACGGGACGGTGCCGTGGGTATGGATGATCATGCTGCCGGGCGCCGGTGCCGGTGTCGCACCCCGGCGGGTGAGCCTGGTGCCGCTGCGGGACCTGCTCGCGGTCCTCGCGGGCAGCCCGGTGACGGCGACCGTCCAGATCGTCGGCAATCTGCTGGTCTTCGCGGCGCTGGGGTTCTGCGCACCTCTGCGGTTCGCCGCCCTCGGGTCGGTGCCCCGGGTCCTGGCCCTCGCGGCGGGCTGCTCCGTCCTGGTCGAGACCGCGCAGTACGTCCTCTGGCTGGACCGGGTGTCCTCCGTCGACGACGTCCTGCTCAACACCGCCGGTGCCGGGCTGGCGGCGCTCGCGTCGCGCCGCTGGTGGGGTGCCGCGGCCGACGCACCGTCGGACCGGTCTGGGCCGGCCCCGGTCCCCGGAGGCTGA
- a CDS encoding VWA domain-containing protein produces the protein MGGGTRGPVRCGRPRGGPRPRRRGRPHRRARRTRPGRRTPLGGAADLRPQPGRRHARAATRRAAAPGAPSGRRARPGAGDPDAPRPDGARDPRPTRRPGGRLDLPRTLRANLAHTRRLDDGRTVVIPEQPVFGTRSRREADWRLVLVVDVSGSMEASVIWSALTAAVLGGVPTLSTHFLAFSTQVADLTDRVDDPLSLLLEVRVGGGTHIAAALAHARSLVSVPSRTLVVVVSDFEEGYPLGGLLGEVRALAASGVHLMGCAALDDTGTPRYSVPVAQQLVAAGMPVAALSPSPSPAGSATASAEKPDDTCPHDHSAPPVAPEVVAAAVEALTSRLRKKLDAAVEQYAALPVTAAADGTGCTVRCGEDAEVTLTPGPGGAVTDAAQAVCSCLLAPRCLHRAAVLGACPIADTDAVAHGDGDGLPEDAGSSDTAPGGLTPADGPPGEGDPAPGAAADGAPATVTRTATTPVAATPTAVTPTAAQVLAAAALRSAAAAVLAAGVPAAGAVLQADLLRAAHTARLADLHRAEAAALRVVRGLRSARARHAGHRLADLVAALRDLLLTTFATGGDEVDAALLGGARRAYRPGGSLRVHGVCREPVLTATGYGGVVTHLVTEDGRWFSVADVKPGGPARARGAGTAPVAVGSAPIDHARLSRSGLLVSGATVSADGRLGAGRGVRANPVAGLDWSSGPLARLFARPLAEAAAERLADGPLADPEHTGRVRGLVGCDLMVLGAAADCVTAREAGPDGSATGPVIRLRAALGHPDLAHTGNLAQLAAHPGVLVRVLGRVDPDRAATLRPLAVGPVPGAERTLRLPADWQGRADLGYDRLRGEHFPPGGGPVPGTAPDGSAAEGPDPLTDSPLWRVRTLVELAVAGGRRAAAESARSGDPRAAAAALRRTGFRTAAELTSALVAEADRRGRDAFGRLDDPDPEAYAASWLAVALHLTAAERELVRATWGAGAGAADPS, from the coding sequence ATGGGCGGCGGAACTCGAGGCCCTGTTCGGTGCGGACGTCCGCGAGGAGGTCCTCGGCCGCGCCGCCGAGGCCGGCCGCACCGACGTGCTCGCCGAACTCGACCCGGCCGCCGTACGCCCCTCGGTGGAGCTGCTGACCTCCGTCCTCAACCTGGCCGGCGGCATGCCCGAGCAGCAACTCGCCGCGCTGCGGCCCCTGGTGCGCCGTCTGGTCGACGAGCTCGCCCGGGAGCTGGCGACCCGGATGCGCCCCGCCCTGACGGGGCTCGCGACCCCCGGCCGACCCGCCGCCCGGGCGGCCGGCTGGACCTCCCGCGCACCCTGCGGGCCAACCTGGCGCACACCCGGCGGCTCGACGACGGCCGGACGGTGGTCATCCCCGAGCAGCCCGTCTTCGGCACCCGCTCCCGGCGGGAGGCCGACTGGCGGCTCGTCCTGGTCGTCGACGTCTCCGGCTCGATGGAGGCCTCGGTCATCTGGTCCGCCCTCACCGCCGCCGTGCTGGGCGGCGTGCCGACGCTGTCCACGCACTTCCTGGCGTTCTCCACCCAGGTCGCGGACCTGACCGACCGGGTCGACGACCCGCTCTCCCTGCTGCTGGAAGTCCGGGTCGGCGGTGGCACGCACATCGCCGCAGCCCTCGCCCACGCCCGCTCGCTGGTGAGCGTGCCGAGCCGGACGCTGGTGGTGGTGGTCAGCGACTTCGAGGAGGGCTACCCGCTCGGCGGCCTGCTCGGCGAGGTGCGCGCCCTGGCCGCCTCCGGCGTGCACCTCATGGGCTGCGCCGCGCTGGACGACACCGGGACACCCCGGTACTCGGTGCCGGTCGCCCAGCAACTCGTGGCCGCAGGAATGCCGGTGGCCGCTCTCAGCCCCTCGCCCTCGCCCGCTGGGTCGGCGACCGCCTCCGCGGAGAAGCCCGATGACACCTGCCCCCACGACCACTCCGCTCCCCCGGTCGCCCCGGAGGTGGTGGCGGCCGCCGTCGAGGCGCTGACCTCCCGGCTGCGCAAGAAGCTGGACGCCGCCGTCGAGCAGTACGCCGCGCTGCCGGTCACCGCGGCGGCGGACGGCACGGGGTGCACCGTCCGCTGCGGGGAGGACGCCGAGGTCACGCTGACCCCCGGGCCCGGGGGCGCCGTCACGGACGCGGCCCAGGCCGTCTGCAGCTGCCTGCTGGCACCGCGCTGCCTGCACCGCGCGGCCGTCCTGGGCGCCTGCCCGATCGCCGACACCGACGCCGTCGCTCACGGGGACGGGGACGGCCTGCCCGAGGATGCCGGCTCCTCGGACACCGCACCCGGGGGCCTCACGCCCGCGGACGGGCCGCCCGGCGAGGGCGACCCGGCACCGGGTGCCGCGGCGGACGGCGCACCGGCGACGGTCACTCGGACCGCCACGACACCGGTCGCCGCGACACCAACCGCCGTGACCCCGACCGCCGCCCAGGTGCTGGCGGCCGCCGCGCTCCGGTCCGCCGCGGCCGCCGTGCTGGCGGCCGGCGTGCCCGCCGCCGGCGCCGTCCTGCAGGCCGACCTGCTGCGGGCCGCGCACACCGCCCGCCTCGCCGACCTGCACCGGGCCGAGGCCGCGGCCCTGCGGGTCGTCCGCGGCCTGCGCAGCGCGCGGGCCCGGCACGCGGGGCACCGGCTGGCCGACCTGGTCGCGGCGCTGCGCGACCTGCTGCTCACCACCTTCGCCACCGGCGGCGACGAGGTCGACGCGGCCCTGCTCGGCGGCGCCCGGCGCGCCTACCGGCCCGGCGGTTCGCTGCGGGTCCACGGGGTGTGCCGGGAGCCGGTGCTGACCGCCACCGGCTACGGCGGCGTGGTCACCCACCTGGTCACCGAGGACGGCCGCTGGTTCTCGGTCGCCGACGTGAAGCCGGGCGGCCCGGCCCGGGCCAGGGGCGCGGGCACCGCCCCGGTGGCGGTCGGGTCGGCCCCGATCGACCACGCCCGGCTCTCCCGGAGCGGCCTGCTGGTCTCCGGCGCGACGGTGTCCGCGGACGGCCGGCTCGGGGCGGGCCGCGGTGTGCGGGCCAACCCGGTGGCCGGCCTGGACTGGTCGTCGGGTCCGCTGGCCCGGCTGTTCGCCCGTCCGCTCGCGGAGGCCGCGGCCGAGCGGCTCGCCGACGGCCCGCTCGCCGACCCCGAGCACACCGGCCGGGTCCGCGGGCTGGTCGGCTGCGACCTGATGGTGCTGGGTGCCGCGGCGGACTGCGTCACCGCCCGGGAGGCCGGTCCGGACGGGTCGGCCACCGGCCCGGTGATCCGGCTGCGCGCGGCGCTCGGCCACCCGGACCTCGCCCACACCGGGAACCTGGCGCAGCTCGCCGCCCACCCCGGCGTCCTGGTGCGGGTGCTCGGCCGGGTCGACCCCGACCGGGCCGCCACGCTGCGCCCCTTGGCCGTCGGGCCCGTCCCCGGTGCCGAGCGGACGCTGCGCCTGCCCGCGGACTGGCAGGGCCGGGCGGACCTCGGCTACGACCGGCTCCGCGGGGAGCACTTCCCGCCGGGCGGCGGGCCGGTGCCGGGCACCGCTCCGGACGGCTCCGCGGCGGAGGGACCGGACCCGCTCACCGACTCGCCGCTGTGGCGGGTGCGCACGCTCGTCGAACTCGCGGTCGCGGGCGGCCGGCGGGCCGCCGCCGAGTCCGCGCGGTCCGGAGACCCGCGGGCCGCGGCGGCCGCACTGCGCCGTACCGGCTTCCGCACCGCCGCGGAGCTGACGTCCGCGCTGGTCGCCGAGGCCGACCGGCGGGGCCGGGACGCCTTCGGCCGGCTGGACGACCCGGATCCGGAGGCGTACGCGGCGAGCTGGCTGGCCGTCGCGCTGCATCTGACGGCCGCCGAACGGGAGCTGGTCCGGGCGACCTGGGGCGCTGGGGCGGGGGCGGCCGACCCGTCCTGA